One Trichomycterus rosablanca isolate fTriRos1 chromosome 12, fTriRos1.hap1, whole genome shotgun sequence DNA window includes the following coding sequences:
- the si:dkey-192g7.3 gene encoding uncharacterized protein si:dkey-192g7.3 isoform X1 — MMPSRLVITVLVLSLSFMDIYAAENIQKINVTVGENVLLPCPCPKNTDQVVWQIDDDIVNMYSEKNNSEKVHEFYINRTQLFTKSEKENCSLLLLNASSLDMKNFTCNLFSPFLSTSTVELNVVSHEKPDSGSFIAPSPTPEVPKPSQRSVAVGASLLLVLGIVIGVTIALFRKHCCPPQRVVRQEAQKQPMIPV; from the exons ATGATGCCTTCAAG gcttGTTATCACAGTGTTGGTGTTATCTTTGTCATTCATGG ACATTTATGCTGCAGAAAACATCCAGAAAATAAATGTCACTGTTGGAGAAAATGTGCTCCTTCCATGCCCTTGCCCTAAAAACACTGATCAAGTGGTATGGCAAATTGATGACGATAttgtgaatatgtacagtgagAAGAATAATTCTGAAAAAGTTCACGAATTCTACATTAATAGAACCCAACTCTTCACCAAGTCTGAGAAAGAAAACTGCTCACTGCTTCTCCTTAATGCATCTTCGTTGGATATGAagaattttacatgtaatttgttcAGTCCATTTCTTTCAACATCTACAGTTGAGCTGAACGTGGTTTCACATGAAA AACCGGATTCAGGCTCATTTATTGCTCCGTCTCCTACAC CGGAGGTACCAAAACCATCGCAGAGGAGTGTTGCAGTTGGAGCTTCTTTATTACTGGTACTGGGAATCGTGATTGGAGTGACCATTGCTCTTTTTAGAAAACATTGCTGTCCACCACAAAGG GTGGTGAGGCAAGAAGCACAAAAACAGCCCATGATTCCTGTGTGA
- the si:dkey-192g7.3 gene encoding uncharacterized protein si:dkey-192g7.3 isoform X2, with protein sequence MMPSRLVITVLVLSLSFMDIYAAENIQKINVTVGENVLLPCPCPKNTDQVVWQIDDDIVNMYSEKNNSEKVHEFYINRTQLFTKSEKENCSLLLLNASSLDMKNFTCNLFSPFLSTSTVELNVVSHEKPDSGSFIAPSPTPHPISARQSSSH encoded by the exons ATGATGCCTTCAAG gcttGTTATCACAGTGTTGGTGTTATCTTTGTCATTCATGG ACATTTATGCTGCAGAAAACATCCAGAAAATAAATGTCACTGTTGGAGAAAATGTGCTCCTTCCATGCCCTTGCCCTAAAAACACTGATCAAGTGGTATGGCAAATTGATGACGATAttgtgaatatgtacagtgagAAGAATAATTCTGAAAAAGTTCACGAATTCTACATTAATAGAACCCAACTCTTCACCAAGTCTGAGAAAGAAAACTGCTCACTGCTTCTCCTTAATGCATCTTCGTTGGATATGAagaattttacatgtaatttgttcAGTCCATTTCTTTCAACATCTACAGTTGAGCTGAACGTGGTTTCACATGAAA AACCGGATTCAGGCTCATTTATTGCTCCGTCTCCTACAC cgcatccaatttctgcccgtcaatcttcctctcactaa